Proteins encoded in a region of the Nicotiana tomentosiformis chromosome 9, ASM39032v3, whole genome shotgun sequence genome:
- the LOC138898947 gene encoding uncharacterized protein, translating to MVRDCPRLRRGTPPQTTQAPWIPKGSLAMVAAPVTAPPSPPARGGSQAGRGRPRGGGQARFYAFPARTEAVASDVVITSIVPICHRDATVLFHLCSTYLYVSSYFALYLDISHDSLSALLYVSTPVGDSIIIDHVYRSCLVVIGGYETIVDILLLNMVDFDVILGMEWLSLYHAILDCHAKTVTLAMPGFSRLEWRGTLIIFLAGWCPF from the coding sequence atggtgagggactgtcccagacttaggaggggtacacctccacagactacacaGGCTCCATGGATTCCAAAGGGCTCACTAGCCATGGTTGCTGCTCCAGTTACCGCTCCACCTTCACCGCCGGCTAGGGGTGGGAgtcaggcaggtagaggtcgccctagagggggaggccaggctcgtttctatgcttttcctgctaggacggaggcagttgcatcggATGttgtcatcacaagtattgttccgatctgtcatagggatgcaacAGTCTTATTTCATCTGTgttccacttatttatatgtgtcatcttactttgctctatacttggatatatctcatgattctttgagtgctcttttatatgtgtccacgcctgtgggagattctattattataGACCATGTTTATCGGTCATGTTTAGTCGTTATTGGTGGTTATGAGACCATAGTTGATATATTGCTACtcaatatggtggactttgacgtGATATTGGGCATGGAGTGGTTGTCGCTCTATCacgctattctggactgtcacgccaagactgtgacattggctatgccagggttTTCAcgattggagtggaggggtacattgattatattcctagcagggtggtgtcctttctga